A window of the Phragmites australis chromosome 20, lpPhrAust1.1, whole genome shotgun sequence genome harbors these coding sequences:
- the LOC133901152 gene encoding PTI1-like tyrosine-protein kinase 3 isoform X1, with translation MRRWFCCTQFHASYREHENELPISLDEKEGNGFSPKSDPTKAPPPIEIPELSFEELKEKTDNFGSKALVGEGSYGRVYYAILDSGKHVAVKKLDASTDPEFDNEFLTQVSIASKLKHDNFVEMLGYCVEGNQRLVAYEFATMGSLHDILHGRKGVPGAQPGPALDWVQRVKIAIDAAKGLAYLHEMVQPSIVHRDIRSSNVLLFEDYKAKIADFNLSNQSPDMAARLHSTRVLGTFGYHAPEYAMTGQLTQKSDVYSFGVVLLELLTGRKPVDHTMPRGQQSLVTWATPRLTEDTVKQCVDPRLKGEYPPKGVAKLAAVAALCVQYESEFRPSMSIVFKALSPLLQHKLQPPPAAAPSDA, from the exons ATGCGCCGGTGGTTTTGCTGCACTCAATTTCATGCATCATATCGTGAACATGAAAATGAACTTCCCATCAGCCTGGATGAGAAAGAAG GAAATGGTTTTTCTCCCAAAAGTGATCCCACCAAAGCACCTCCTCCCATTGAAATTCCTGAATTATCATTTGAAGAGCTCAAAGAAAAGACTGACAATTTTGGATCAAAGGCTTTGGTTGGTGAAGGATCATATGGAAGAGTGTATTACGCAATTCTAGACAGCGGAAAACATGTTGCTGTGAAAAAGCTTGATGCTTCAACAGACCCTGAATTTGATAATGAGTTTTTGACACAG GTATCCATTGCCTCAAAATTAAAGCATGATAATTTTGTGGAGATGCTTGGATACTGTGTGGAAGGAAATCAGCGTTTAGTGGCCTATGAATTTGCTACTATGGGTTCTCTACATGATATTTTGCATG GAAGAAAGGGTGTTCCAGGTGCACAGCCTGGCCCAGCACTTGACTGGGTGCAGAGGGTTAAGATTGCTATAGATGCTGCTAAAGGGCTAGCATATCTTCATGAAATGGTCCAGCCTTCGATAGTCCACCGGGACATACGGTCTAGCAATGTTCTTCTATTTGAGGACTACAAAGCAAAAATTGCAGATTTCAATCTTTCAAATCAGTCCCCAGATATGGCTGCACGTTTGCATTCTACTCGTGTCCTTGGAACCTTCGGCTATCATGCTCCAGA GTATGCCATGACTGGCCAGCTAACTCAGAAAAGTGATGTATACAGCTTTGGAGTTGTTCTTTTAGAGCTTCTAACAGGAAGAAAACCAGTAGATCATACAATGCCTAGAGGTCAGCAGAGTTTGGTTACATGG GCAACACCTCGATTGACTGAGGATACGGTGAAACAATGTGTTGATCCAAGATTAAAGGGCGAGTATCCTCCAAAAGGAGTTGCCAAG CTTGCAGCGGTGGCAGCACTCTGTGTGCAGTACGAATCTGAGTTCAGACCCAGCATGAGCATTGTATTCAAGGCACTCTCTCCCCTTCTTCAACATAAACTGCAACCACCACCAGCCGCAGCTCCTTCAGATGCCTGA
- the LOC133901152 gene encoding PTI1-like tyrosine-protein kinase 3 isoform X2 has protein sequence MHHIVNMKMNFPSAWMRKKFFVITWLSGNGFSPKSDPTKAPPPIEIPELSFEELKEKTDNFGSKALVGEGSYGRVYYAILDSGKHVAVKKLDASTDPEFDNEFLTQVSIASKLKHDNFVEMLGYCVEGNQRLVAYEFATMGSLHDILHGRKGVPGAQPGPALDWVQRVKIAIDAAKGLAYLHEMVQPSIVHRDIRSSNVLLFEDYKAKIADFNLSNQSPDMAARLHSTRVLGTFGYHAPEYAMTGQLTQKSDVYSFGVVLLELLTGRKPVDHTMPRGQQSLVTWATPRLTEDTVKQCVDPRLKGEYPPKGVAKLAAVAALCVQYESEFRPSMSIVFKALSPLLQHKLQPPPAAAPSDA, from the exons ATGCATCATATCGTGAACATGAAAATGAACTTCCCATCAGCCTGGATGAGAAAGAAG TTTTTTGTCATTACATGGCTATCAGGAAATGGTTTTTCTCCCAAAAGTGATCCCACCAAAGCACCTCCTCCCATTGAAATTCCTGAATTATCATTTGAAGAGCTCAAAGAAAAGACTGACAATTTTGGATCAAAGGCTTTGGTTGGTGAAGGATCATATGGAAGAGTGTATTACGCAATTCTAGACAGCGGAAAACATGTTGCTGTGAAAAAGCTTGATGCTTCAACAGACCCTGAATTTGATAATGAGTTTTTGACACAG GTATCCATTGCCTCAAAATTAAAGCATGATAATTTTGTGGAGATGCTTGGATACTGTGTGGAAGGAAATCAGCGTTTAGTGGCCTATGAATTTGCTACTATGGGTTCTCTACATGATATTTTGCATG GAAGAAAGGGTGTTCCAGGTGCACAGCCTGGCCCAGCACTTGACTGGGTGCAGAGGGTTAAGATTGCTATAGATGCTGCTAAAGGGCTAGCATATCTTCATGAAATGGTCCAGCCTTCGATAGTCCACCGGGACATACGGTCTAGCAATGTTCTTCTATTTGAGGACTACAAAGCAAAAATTGCAGATTTCAATCTTTCAAATCAGTCCCCAGATATGGCTGCACGTTTGCATTCTACTCGTGTCCTTGGAACCTTCGGCTATCATGCTCCAGA GTATGCCATGACTGGCCAGCTAACTCAGAAAAGTGATGTATACAGCTTTGGAGTTGTTCTTTTAGAGCTTCTAACAGGAAGAAAACCAGTAGATCATACAATGCCTAGAGGTCAGCAGAGTTTGGTTACATGG GCAACACCTCGATTGACTGAGGATACGGTGAAACAATGTGTTGATCCAAGATTAAAGGGCGAGTATCCTCCAAAAGGAGTTGCCAAG CTTGCAGCGGTGGCAGCACTCTGTGTGCAGTACGAATCTGAGTTCAGACCCAGCATGAGCATTGTATTCAAGGCACTCTCTCCCCTTCTTCAACATAAACTGCAACCACCACCAGCCGCAGCTCCTTCAGATGCCTGA
- the LOC133901380 gene encoding protein FLOWERING LOCUS T-like, with product MSRGRDPLALSQVIGDVLDPFVKSAAMRVNYGEKEITNGTGLRSSAVFNVPHVEIEGHDQTKLYTLVMVDPDAPSPSKPEYREYLHWLVTDIPEAKDACCFGNEIVPYESPRPPAGIHRIVFVLFKQQARQSVYAPGWRQNFNIRDFSAIYNLGPPVAALYFNCQKESGVGGRRFQGSS from the exons ATGTCGCGAGGGAGGGATCCTTTGGCATTGAGCCAGGTAATCGGTGATGTATTGGATCCTTTTGTAAAGTCAGCTGCAATGAGGGTTAATTATGGTGAGAAGGAGATCACAAATGGCACCGGGCTACGATCATCTGCAGTGTTCAATGTACCGCATGTTGAGATTGAAGGTCATGACCAAACGAAGCTCTACACACTT GTTATGGTGGATCCTGACGCACCAAGTCCAAGCAAACCAGAGTACAGGGAATATTTGCATTG GTTGGTGACAGATATACCAGAGGCAAAAGATGCATGTTGTTTTG GCAATGAAATAGTTCCCTACGAAAGCCCAAGGCCACCCGCTGGAATTCATCGGATTGTTTTTGTGCTATTCAAACAGCAAGCACGACAAAGTGTTTATGCACCAGGATGGCGGCAAAATTTCAACATAAGAGACTTCTCGGCAATTTACAATCTTGGACCACCAGTTGCTGCACTATACTTCAACTGCCAAAAGGAGAGTGGTGTCGGTGGCAGAAG GTTCCAAGGATCAAGCTGA